The region TTACTATTTTTTCTTTTTTCTCTTTTTTCCCTATATTTTCTTTAATCCCTTCCTCTATTTGATTTCCTATTGTGAAGAGTGGGTTTAAGTATGAAGAAGGTTCCTGAAAAATCATTCCAATTCTTTTACCTCTGATTTTTTCCATTTCATTGTATTCTGTAATTTTCAAATTCTCAAAAAAAATTTCACCATTAAGAATTTTAAGATTTTTAGGTAGTAGTTTTATAATTGCTCTCAAAGTCATACTCTTTCCACAGCCACTTTCTCCAACAATTGAAACAATCTCTTTTTTTCTAACTTCAAAATTTATATTTCTTAAAATTTTAATCTCCTCATTACCAACAAAGATATTCTTAACAGTTAAAATTTTTTCCATTTTACCAGTTTTTTGGGTCAAGAACATCTCTTAATCCATCTCCAAGAAAATTGAAACATATAATTGTGAGAAATATGAAAAATCCAGGTGTTAACATCCATGGAGCACTTGATAAAACTCTTAAATTTCCAATACAGACAGAAAGCATATTTCCCCAACTTGGATATGGTTCTTGAATTCCCAGTCCGAGTAAACTTAAAGTTGATTCTCCAAGTATATAGCCAGGAATGGATAATGTAATGGCAGTTATTGAATATGAAAAAGTATTAGGTATTATATGTTTAAAAATAATTTTAAAAGTTGAAACTCCAAGTGCTCTTGCTGCAAGAACATATTCTTCTTCTTTTATTGACAGAACCATACCCCTTATAATTCTTGCAAGTCCAGCCCAGCCAATCAAACTCAAAATTATTACGATTAAAAGATATATTTGAAAAGAAGAAAGATTTAAAGGAAAAACAGCCCTTAAAGAAAGCATCAAATAAAAAGCAGGAAACATCATAAAAATTTCAACAAGACGCATTAAAATATTATCAATTTTTCCTCCAAAATATCCAGAAATTCCACCTATTAAAAAACCAAAGAAAAAAGATATGGAAACACCTATTATGCCAATTGAGAGTGAAATTCTTGCTCCATATAAAATTCTTGAAAAAATATCTCTTCCGTGCATATCTGTACCAAAAAGAAAAATTTTACCCTCTTTTGTTCCAAACAGATATCTTTCTGAATTAAATATCCCAAGTATTTTTCTTTTCTCCCCTTTAACAAAGAAATAAATTGGACATATTTTTTCTTTAACAATTTCATATTGATTTAAAGCAGGATTCACAAGTTTTATTTCATAAACAAATGGTCTTAAATGAAAATTTTTATTATGGTCAAAAAAGTGTATCCTTGTTGGAGGACATAATGGATAATCTCTGAACTGTTTATTATAGGGGTAAGGAGATATAAAATCCGCCATTATTGCTAAAAAATAAAGGAAAATAATTATCCAGAAAGAACAGTATGAAAAAAAATTTTTATTTTTTAATCTCTTTAAAATACTTTTCATCTTAACCTCACTCTCGGGTC is a window of bacterium DNA encoding:
- a CDS encoding ABC transporter permease, coding for MKSILKRLKNKNFFSYCSFWIIIFLYFLAIMADFISPYPYNKQFRDYPLCPPTRIHFFDHNKNFHLRPFVYEIKLVNPALNQYEIVKEKICPIYFFVKGEKRKILGIFNSERYLFGTKEGKIFLFGTDMHGRDIFSRILYGARISLSIGIIGVSISFFFGFLIGGISGYFGGKIDNILMRLVEIFMMFPAFYLMLSLRAVFPLNLSSFQIYLLIVIILSLIGWAGLARIIRGMVLSIKEEEYVLAARALGVSTFKIIFKHIIPNTFSYSITAITLSIPGYILGESTLSLLGLGIQEPYPSWGNMLSVCIGNLRVLSSAPWMLTPGFFIFLTIICFNFLGDGLRDVLDPKNW